A stretch of the Flavobacterium sp. 5 genome encodes the following:
- a CDS encoding peroxiredoxin: MSLVGKKFPSIAVDAISEMGDNLKINIFEEATKNNKKVLLFWYPKDFTFVCPTELHAFQAALPEFEKRNTIVIGASCDTNEVHFAWLNTPKNNGGIEGVTYPILADTNRNLSNILGILDIESTSYSEDTDSVIVEGSNVTYRATYLIDETGKIFHESVNDMPLGRNVNEYLRMVDAYTHIQVKGEVCPANWEAGKEAMTADRLSTAEYLSAN; encoded by the coding sequence ATGTCATTAGTAGGTAAAAAATTCCCAAGTATTGCAGTAGACGCTATCTCAGAAATGGGAGACAATTTGAAAATCAATATTTTTGAGGAAGCTACAAAAAACAACAAAAAAGTACTTTTGTTTTGGTACCCAAAAGATTTTACTTTTGTATGTCCAACAGAATTACACGCTTTTCAAGCAGCTTTACCAGAATTCGAAAAAAGAAACACAATCGTTATTGGAGCATCATGTGACACTAACGAAGTTCACTTTGCATGGTTAAACACTCCAAAAAACAATGGAGGAATCGAAGGTGTTACTTACCCAATTCTTGCAGATACAAACAGAAACTTATCAAACATTTTAGGAATTCTTGATATTGAATCTACAAGTTATAGCGAAGATACTGATTCAGTTATTGTTGAAGGATCTAACGTAACATACAGAGCTACATACCTTATTGATGAGACTGGAAAAATTTTCCACGAAAGTGTAAACGATATGCCATTAGGTCGTAACGTAAACGAATATTTAAGAATGGTTGATGCTTACACACACATTCAAGTAAAAGGTGAAGTTTGTCCTGCAAACTGGGAAGCGGGTAAAGAAGCAATGACTGCTGACAGACTTAGTACTGCTGAATATTTAAGCGCAAACTAA
- a CDS encoding co-chaperone YbbN, with the protein MLIELNEDTLGTLVAQNEKVVVQFSASWCGNCRIMKPKFKKLASENDGISFVLVDAENSPESRKLANVSNLPTFATFVNGKLVNETQTNKQEVLIELVNEIV; encoded by the coding sequence ATGTTAATAGAATTAAACGAAGATACATTAGGAACCTTAGTGGCTCAAAATGAAAAAGTGGTTGTTCAATTTTCCGCTTCATGGTGTGGAAATTGTAGAATTATGAAACCAAAATTCAAAAAATTGGCTTCAGAAAACGACGGAATTTCATTTGTTTTGGTTGATGCTGAAAATTCTCCTGAATCAAGAAAACTAGCCAATGTAAGTAACCTGCCTACATTTGCTACTTTCGTAAACGGAAAATTAGTAAACGAAACCCAAACTAATAAACAAGAAGTTTTAATCGAATTGGTAAACGAAATTGTTTAA
- the tpx gene encoding thiol peroxidase, whose protein sequence is MATITLGGNPVHTSGELPKIGSKLADFKLVQNDLSIANLSTFAGKKLVLNIFPSIDTGTCATSVRKFNESASNLANTTVLCISRDLPFAQKRFCGAEGLENVVNLSDFQEGAFGKNNGLEIIDGPLAGLHSRVIIVVDENGVVTHTEQVAEIANEPNYEAALATL, encoded by the coding sequence ATGGCGACTATAACATTAGGAGGAAATCCAGTGCACACTTCAGGTGAATTACCAAAAATTGGTTCAAAACTAGCTGATTTTAAATTAGTTCAAAACGATTTATCAATAGCTAACTTAAGCACTTTTGCAGGTAAAAAATTAGTTTTAAATATTTTTCCAAGTATCGATACTGGAACTTGTGCTACCTCTGTTAGAAAATTCAACGAAAGTGCCAGCAACTTAGCTAACACTACAGTTTTGTGTATTTCAAGAGATTTACCATTTGCACAAAAACGTTTTTGTGGAGCTGAAGGTCTTGAAAACGTAGTTAACTTATCTGACTTTCAAGAAGGTGCTTTTGGAAAAAACAATGGTTTAGAAATTATTGACGGACCATTAGCAGGTTTACACTCTCGTGTAATCATCGTTGTTGATGAAAACGGAGTTGTAACTCACACTGAACAAGTTGCAGAAATTGCAAACGAACCTAATTACGAAGCTGCTTTAGCTACACTTTAA
- a CDS encoding diacylglycerol kinase family protein produces the protein MEFKKDNTLLTGRLKSVKYAFQGAVKLITTEHSIMVQFSIGILMTIAGFYCHISTTEWLFQTMAIGLIMSIEGLNTAVEKIADFIHPNYHERIGFIKDIAAGAVFFAGLTAIAIGLIIYIPKFL, from the coding sequence ATGGAATTTAAAAAAGACAACACCTTACTTACTGGTCGATTGAAAAGCGTAAAATACGCTTTTCAAGGTGCCGTAAAATTAATAACAACCGAGCATAGTATCATGGTTCAATTTTCAATTGGAATCCTTATGACTATTGCAGGTTTTTATTGCCATATTTCTACTACTGAATGGCTTTTTCAAACTATGGCTATCGGTTTAATTATGAGTATAGAAGGCTTGAATACAGCTGTTGAAAAAATTGCTGATTTTATTCATCCTAATTACCATGAAAGAATTGGCTTTATTAAAGATATTGCAGCTGGAGCCGTATTTTTTGCGGGTTTAACAGCAATAGCAATTGGTCTTATTATTTATATCCCAAAATTTTTATAG